The sequence AGTCAAAGCGCTTGGTCTTTCTTGGATCAAGAGAGATCAACGATGTATTCCGTTGAGCGAGCAATGGCCAAAGCCGCCGCGTCCCTTCTCCCGGGTCTTCTCCCGATCCCGCCCACCAAGCCCTGCCTCATCATCCTGCCGGCTTCCTTCGCCTCCAAgcccaagcccaagcccggccGCGCCGACTCAGTCGAGAGGTGGGACGCGCACAAGAAGGACAAGAGGCCCACGAGCCCAGCCTCGTCGTGCTCCAGCAGCTCAACTCCCGGCCGCGCCTCCTCCTGCGAGCGTTGGGACTTAAACAAGCAGTTCTCCGGCAGCAGCcgcgcgtcctcgtcgtcgtcgtcgtcaagcAGGCCAAGCAGCACGAGCCCCGGCGGGAGGTGGGATAGCAACAAGCGGCTGCCGCACAGCCGCACGACCTCCGCCGATCGCTGGGACACGCATAAGAAGCCTTGCCCGGCACAAGCTGCCGCCGTGAGCTGGACGGGCCACAAGGAGGACCAGGAGGACGACAAAACGGCGATGGTTCTGAAACCGACAGCGCCGCGCATAGGCCCCATGTTCTCTGGCCCGAGCTTCCTCGCCTCGCCTGATTCAAGCATGCTTCCAATGCCGACCTTCTTTTGCTCGCGGAACGCAGCAGTGCGTCCCGTACAAGCCTTCTAGGGCTTCATTAGCTACTAGTTGCTCGTTTGCACTACTCATGTATATTCGGACATAAAGTTTAACTAGCTAGTGTGTTGAGGTAGCAGTGTGTATTTTTCGATCATTTTATGTTGATGCATATGTAGCAGCATTGATCGCATTGTACTCTAAAGTTCAAGATCATTTGTCGTTTGTTTGTCTTCTGACCAACACTGCTGTTACAAGCTACCCTTTTTTTAGCGAATGTTGTTACAAGCTAGCTAGTTTAAGATGAAGCTAGCATCAGGTGTTTTTAACATACACTAAATCCCGGTGCTGCACTCAAACATCCTCCAAGCTCATGCATGCATTAAAAAGATCGAGAAAAAAATAATCAACAAGGCTTGCAGCTGGCTAATCTCAAAAAAAGAAAGGTGCAGGTGCATGTAAAATTTGGCAAAATTAGATAGCAAAATCATATTTGTGTTCTTCAGTCTATGTTTAAGCCTCATACAAGAAaaataaataagtatcaaacatgAGGGTGCCAAGACTTTATCCCGAACATGGAGTTTATTGATTCTTTAATTTCTAAAAGTGCGAACAAAGTCCTATAAACATGAAACCTGGCATGTGCCCTCATATGACATCTAGAGAcggtggtaaaaatttgagaaggtattATTGAATTTGTGACGTACACTACATAGAAATTAAATCATCTTCGAGGAAGAAACATGGTTTAGAGAGGCACCAAGAATCAGGTTTGAAGGCGATACGACCGTTGTTTCATCCATTGGCCTTTAATGATCTTCTACACTCAAGATACGCTACTACATGATCTTAGTCGAAATTTGTCATTTTGCAAACTGAGCATAACTGAGATTATTAGGATTCTTGTGGTGAAAACACCCCATCGGGGTTCAAGTCCGAGACTATGCACTGGTGCTAGTATGTTTTAGACATTATTTAGGCTTTCAGGGGTTGTTCATTTAGTGGAAGGAGACACTCCCGTCGACTAAGAATGCACATGTGGTGACTTTGTGAGTTGTTGTTTCGGCTCAgtatctcggaggtgctcataggagtaTGGTGTGTATGTGTGCGTTCATTGGGACGTGTGTATATGGACAACTGAGTTAAATTTCCTAAAAAATGACATTTTTGAGGGATTCGTTAGCTACAATTAAATGCATTTCTAGTCATTTAGTGAATATAATAAAATTGTGAACTGCAAGTGCATGAAAAAGTTGGTAAAATTAGGTTGAAAATTACATTTGTGTTTTTGAGTTTATGTTTAGACTTTATACAATGAATAACAAACATGAGGGTGTCAAGACTCGACTCAGAACATGgacttattattattttttaattccaAAAGATGAAAACAAAGTCTAAAAAATATGAAACTGGGCATGCTGCCCTCATATGACATCTAGAGACTGCGGTAAGAATTTGAGAATGTTTCACAAATATTATCTGTACACTGCTTAGAAATATCTTTGAGAATGTAAATTAATTTGGATTGGAGGGGTAGCAAAAACCATTAAGAAACACCTTCTCAAAAATTGAAAATGACATTTCAATCCTtgaaggtgctaaagtattcttcCTGCAAAACTAGTCAGTACTCCCTCCTGTCATTTTTACTTTGTGTATTAGATTTGTgtgaagtcaaactttgcaaagtttgaccaaattgaTATTAAAAAAtttcaatatctacaataccaaatatatatactattaaactacattttataatggatttaatattattgatttgacattgtgaatgttgatgatttttttataagtttagtcaaagtagagatactttacaGATAAACTTTAAAAGAACAGAAGGGAGTACATTGATCTTAGCTGTCTTAGCTGTCTTAGCTTATAGCTAGCTTAGGGAAAGAGGGCATTCGAGGGAGGGGCGGCTCGGAAACACCCGGAGACGAATGTGCCTAGGATTGGCCACGATGAACTGATAAGGCTGACGAAGGCGGCTCAACTCGAGCGGCATGTGCACCTGGTCGAGGTGGCGGTGCCGAGAAGTGCTCGGGCTGAGCTGGCGGCGGCGCATGGCGTCGGCCTGGCGGCTGAGCGGGCCCGCGGCAAGGTCTAATAGTGGCGGCGCAACGGGGATAAGGCTCCGGCAGGTAGACCAGACGCACAGCATGGGAGTCACGCAGGGGACGGCCGCGCCGCAGTGGTATCACGCAAGCGCTCTCCTATCGTGGCGTGCACGCGCTCTGGCCACGCCGCGCCACGCAAAAGGGCATGCTGCTCGCGCTCCCGGCGCGTGGCACGACCTCTGACCAAGATATTTTTCCCGCTTATGTCTCTACTCAGGAAGCCACGTGAGGCCGCACTCGGAACTTTGGAAGTCAGTGAGGCGGCCGTTCAACGTTATCAGCGTCGCTGTTGTCTTGGCGCGTGCCTTCTTGGCTATAAACGTCAACCAACTAGTGCCAAAATGGTCTTAGGATTAGGAAGCAAATACGGTGACATCTCTCTGCATAGTGGTCGACATGGCGGCTGAGGGCGGGAGCAGGGAGGAGAGGTGGACCCTGGCCGGCGCCAGGGCGCTCATCACCGGCAGCAGCAAAGGGATCGGGTACGCCATCGTGGAGGAGCTCGCCGGGTTCGGTGCGAGGGTGCACGCCTGCTCCCGGAACGCGGCGGAGCTGGAGGAGTGCCGACGGCGGTGGGAGGAGAAGGGCCTGCATGTCACCGTCTCCGTGCGCGCCGACAGGGAGAAGCTCATGGACACCGTCCGGCAGACCTTCAACGGCAAGCTGGACATACTAGTGAGTTATATGTGTCTGTAAACTGTGGATCGATCATGTGTGTCTTCTGTATTGCTAGCGCCTAGCGATCGGGAGTATGTATATGCATGTACTGTAGGTGAACAACGCGGGGCAGCTGCTGGTGAAGCCCACCGCGGAGTGCACGGCGGAGGAGTACTCCAAGGTGATGGCTACCAACCTGGAGTCGAGCTTCCATCTCTGCCAACTCGCGCGCCCTCTTCTCGTACACGCCGGAGGAGGCAGCATCATCAACATGTCCTCCATTGGAGGCTCAATTGGCTTCGTAGGCTCCGCAATCTACGCTATCACAAAAAGTACGTGCTCACTCCATTGTCCATTTCAAGATAAATCTCACATTAGTTTTAGTTTAAGTCAAATTTTGTGAAACTATATCAGCTTCAAGTTTCAAATAATTATTACATCATGTATGTAGGTGCTATGAACCAACTGACCAGGAGTTTGGCCACCGAGTGGGCCCCTGACAAGATCCGTGTGAACGGTGTTGCCCCAGGATTTATCACAACCGATATGATTAAAGATGTAAGCATAGAGTACTTGTGTAACCTAATTAATGGAGTAGCAAATGTTTTCTTGTTTATAAACAAGCACCTCACTAATTTTTAACCAGGCTTGGTAAGTTTTCAGTGAGATGTTATCAGAAAAAGTTTTTAGTAAGATAGTAAGTTCACTTTATCCTAAaaacaaagtactccctccgtcttaaaatttttgtcttacatttgtctaaatatgga comes from Triticum aestivum cultivar Chinese Spring chromosome 5B, IWGSC CS RefSeq v2.1, whole genome shotgun sequence and encodes:
- the LOC123117714 gene encoding tropinone reductase homolog At2g29290 isoform X2, translated to MAAEGGSREERWTLAGARALITGSSKGIGYAIVEELAGFGARVHACSRNAAELEECRRRWEEKGLHVTVSVRADREKLMDTVRQTFNGKLDILVNNAGQLLVKPTAECTAEEYSKVMATNLESSFHLCQLARPLLVHAGGGSIINMSSIGGSIGFVGSAIYAITKSAMNQLTRSLATEWAPDKIRVNGVAPGFITTDMIKDGSNKFTFLC
- the LOC123117714 gene encoding tropinone reductase homolog At2g29370 isoform X1, producing MAAEGGSREERWTLAGARALITGSSKGIGYAIVEELAGFGARVHACSRNAAELEECRRRWEEKGLHVTVSVRADREKLMDTVRQTFNGKLDILVNNAGQLLVKPTAECTAEEYSKVMATNLESSFHLCQLARPLLVHAGGGSIINMSSIGGSIGFVGSAIYAITKSAMNQLTRSLATEWAPDKIRVNGVAPGFITTDMIKDMDTEYMEQEHSKTPLRRSGKPAEIASAVAFLCMPAASFITGQVICVDGGRTISA